The following are encoded in a window of Rhizobium sp. WYJ-E13 genomic DNA:
- a CDS encoding MoxR family ATPase — translation MGMIKTEASLDEQAIVAAAERALSDIAAIRTEVSKVIFGQESVVENTLLAVLSGGHALLVGVPGLAKTRLVTTLGEVLGLAANRIQFTPDLMPSDILGSEVMDQDESGRRSFRFVKGPVFAQLLMADEINRASPRTQSALLQAMQEYHITIAGQRYDLPSPFHVLATQNPLEQEGTYPLPEAQLDRFLLQVDVHYPELAAERQILLETTGLTEAKPEPVINAARLAEIQTLVRQMPVSDTVVDAILSLVRSARPGQGNASTDKHVAWGPGPRAGQAMMLCARARALYEGRLAPSLDDIYALAEPVLEHRMALTFAARAEGMSVRDVIAGLVKQAKG, via the coding sequence GTGGGTATGATCAAGACCGAAGCCAGCCTCGATGAACAGGCGATTGTCGCCGCCGCAGAAAGAGCGCTTTCCGATATCGCCGCCATTCGCACGGAAGTTTCCAAGGTCATCTTCGGTCAGGAAAGCGTAGTCGAAAACACGCTTCTCGCCGTTCTCTCCGGTGGTCATGCGCTTCTCGTCGGTGTTCCCGGCCTTGCCAAGACGAGACTCGTGACGACGCTCGGCGAAGTTCTCGGCCTTGCCGCCAACCGCATCCAGTTCACACCCGACCTCATGCCCTCGGATATTCTCGGCTCCGAAGTCATGGATCAGGACGAGAGCGGCCGCCGATCCTTTCGTTTCGTCAAGGGTCCGGTCTTCGCCCAGCTTCTGATGGCCGACGAAATCAACCGCGCCTCCCCGCGAACCCAGTCGGCACTGCTGCAGGCGATGCAGGAATATCATATCACGATTGCCGGCCAGCGTTATGACCTGCCGTCGCCCTTCCACGTTCTGGCGACACAGAACCCGCTGGAACAGGAAGGCACCTATCCGCTTCCCGAAGCCCAGCTCGACCGCTTCCTGCTGCAGGTCGACGTCCACTATCCCGAGCTTGCTGCCGAACGCCAGATCCTGCTGGAAACCACGGGCCTGACCGAAGCCAAGCCCGAACCGGTTATCAATGCCGCGCGTCTCGCGGAAATCCAGACGCTCGTGCGCCAGATGCCGGTCAGCGACACCGTCGTCGACGCAATCCTTTCGCTGGTTCGCTCCGCCCGTCCGGGCCAGGGCAATGCGTCCACCGACAAGCACGTCGCCTGGGGTCCCGGCCCGCGCGCCGGCCAGGCAATGATGCTCTGCGCCCGCGCCCGCGCACTCTACGAAGGTCGCCTGGCGCCCTCGCTCGACGATATCTACGCACTCGCCGAGCCTGTTCTGGAGCACCGCATGGCGCTGACCTTCGCCGCCCGTGCCGAGGGCATGTCGGTGCGCGACGTCATCGCCGGACTGGTCAAGCAGGCAAAGGGATAA
- a CDS encoding DUF58 domain-containing protein yields the protein MASIGQIVNPTSGNDALSRARQRAALVPDCLVEAKRIANTVIAGWHGRRKRGIGENFWQFRPYSEGESLSRIDWRRSARDDHTYVRDREWEAAHTIWLWADMSPSMMYKSTYGSVSKESRALVIMLALAEILARSGERIGCPGVMEPISARNAAERLAAALMHTPLTGGLPETVMVRGWSDLILIGDFLDDAPAIMARLGPLARRGLRGHVVEIADPAEEIFPYNGRTEFTDPETGERLTSGRAESLREDYRNAYLARRENLGQSLRHLGWTFVSHRTDHLASEALVAVHMYLSGMPAKATHGGQL from the coding sequence GTGGCATCCATCGGACAGATCGTCAACCCGACGTCAGGCAATGATGCCCTTTCCCGCGCAAGGCAGCGGGCTGCCCTCGTGCCGGATTGCCTTGTTGAAGCCAAGCGCATCGCCAACACCGTGATTGCCGGCTGGCATGGCCGCCGCAAACGCGGCATCGGTGAGAATTTCTGGCAGTTCCGCCCCTATAGCGAAGGCGAAAGCCTGTCGCGCATCGACTGGCGCCGCTCCGCCCGTGACGATCACACCTATGTGCGCGACCGCGAATGGGAAGCCGCTCACACGATCTGGCTCTGGGCCGACATGTCGCCCTCGATGATGTACAAGTCGACCTATGGCAGCGTGTCCAAGGAGAGCCGGGCGCTGGTCATCATGCTGGCGCTCGCCGAAATCCTCGCCCGCTCCGGCGAACGCATCGGCTGCCCCGGCGTGATGGAACCGATCTCCGCCCGCAATGCAGCCGAAAGGCTCGCAGCCGCCCTTATGCACACGCCGTTGACCGGCGGCCTGCCCGAAACCGTGATGGTGCGCGGCTGGAGCGATCTCATCCTCATAGGTGATTTCCTCGATGACGCGCCGGCTATCATGGCCCGTCTTGGGCCCCTCGCCCGCCGCGGCCTGCGTGGCCATGTGGTCGAGATCGCCGATCCGGCCGAGGAGATCTTCCCCTATAACGGCCGCACCGAGTTCACCGATCCGGAGACCGGCGAAAGGCTGACATCGGGCCGCGCCGAGAGCCTGCGCGAAGACTATCGCAACGCCTATCTGGCTCGACGCGAAAATCTCGGGCAATCGCTGCGCCACCTCGGCTGGACCTTCGTCAGCCACCGCACCGATCACTTGGCGTCCGAAGCGCTGGTCGCCGTCCATATGTATCTTTCCGGCATGCCGGCAAAGGCAACGCATGGAGGACAGCTTTGA